From Microbulbifer sp. THAF38, the proteins below share one genomic window:
- the mobH gene encoding MobH family relaxase: MLITLFKRKRNKSDVETAPSKYAQAKSGKELLESPKRSTLIRKIKRLFSITEDVWNNHYLFAIERFAELVQEVPASEIHHHSKEGGLIDHTLEALYAGIRIAQGYVLPPNSEPEHIASSSDRWRFGAFIAILTHDIGKVVTDIEIVYRERGGEFEHWHPWYGSIPTGAEYSYRYKKRISNSKIAKSLHEKAAMSLLPRLLTKKAAQWIFEDTELLAQLFNTVSHSTFGGQAIAEIVRVADSASVAKNLGAETGMKTDHSTAIPLHEKLIVSLRKLITDGDLKRNKPGAAVWVTDSDTWVVSKATMEAVRVQLLNEGHRGIPQNVVRLFEVLNDHDLLIKNSYGESVWTAEINDFAKNWQQKLTFLRFKNEIIWPTSNPETFDGEVLPVDKSGNIIEGTQTPGDLNVIEKSAKSYFNKSTDKGITNTLKSKPKKTTLPDSVLLKHDKQNAIDALKDKGETKKHIDNAPAERTHERDPMPKKTLSEDKGQNGISSHEAKNLKNISKKIQKELITQNDFLTWLLKGISRRQIRVNESKAPVHILDSHVALVTPVIFNLFLDKNSLKKRLYEKRAGDKKVYTLLQKELESLDIHQRSSSGQNIVRMTVEGQRSQSELRVYLLNRDYFPSLSNFSTNKAMTINM, encoded by the coding sequence ATGTTAATCACCTTATTCAAACGAAAGCGTAATAAATCGGACGTAGAGACAGCACCAAGCAAGTATGCTCAGGCAAAGTCAGGTAAAGAGCTTTTAGAATCACCCAAGCGATCCACCTTGATACGCAAGATCAAGCGTCTATTCAGCATCACTGAGGATGTGTGGAATAACCACTATCTCTTTGCGATTGAGAGGTTCGCCGAACTTGTCCAGGAAGTACCTGCCTCTGAAATCCATCATCACTCCAAAGAAGGTGGTTTGATCGATCACACTTTAGAGGCTTTGTATGCCGGGATAAGAATTGCTCAAGGCTATGTATTACCACCTAATTCTGAACCAGAACACATTGCATCATCATCGGACCGATGGAGGTTTGGAGCATTCATTGCGATCCTCACACATGACATTGGCAAGGTCGTCACTGACATTGAGATTGTGTACAGGGAAAGGGGCGGAGAATTTGAGCATTGGCACCCTTGGTATGGAAGTATTCCAACAGGGGCCGAATATAGCTATCGGTACAAAAAAAGAATCAGCAACTCCAAGATTGCGAAATCTCTTCATGAAAAAGCTGCCATGTCCCTACTACCGAGGTTGCTAACCAAGAAGGCAGCACAATGGATCTTTGAAGATACAGAGTTGCTGGCACAATTGTTTAATACCGTGTCACACTCTACCTTCGGCGGACAGGCTATCGCTGAAATTGTAAGAGTTGCAGACAGCGCTAGTGTTGCGAAAAACCTTGGCGCAGAAACCGGTATGAAAACAGATCATTCAACTGCAATACCTCTCCATGAAAAGCTTATCGTTTCCTTAAGAAAGTTAATTACAGATGGAGACTTAAAGCGAAACAAGCCGGGTGCAGCTGTATGGGTGACTGATAGTGATACTTGGGTGGTTTCAAAGGCTACTATGGAAGCTGTACGGGTTCAGCTGTTGAACGAGGGGCATAGAGGTATACCTCAAAATGTGGTGCGTCTATTTGAAGTTTTGAACGATCATGATCTCCTGATTAAAAATTCTTATGGAGAAAGCGTTTGGACAGCTGAGATTAATGACTTCGCTAAAAATTGGCAGCAAAAACTTACATTCCTTCGATTCAAAAATGAAATTATTTGGCCAACAAGTAACCCAGAAACATTTGATGGCGAAGTGCTCCCAGTAGATAAGTCCGGGAACATTATAGAAGGCACTCAGACACCTGGGGATTTAAATGTCATAGAGAAATCAGCCAAATCATATTTTAATAAGTCAACGGATAAGGGAATAACAAATACTCTTAAATCCAAGCCGAAAAAAACGACTCTGCCAGACTCTGTTTTATTAAAACATGATAAGCAAAATGCTATTGATGCCTTGAAAGATAAAGGAGAAACAAAGAAACATATAGATAATGCTCCTGCCGAAAGAACCCATGAACGAGATCCGATGCCAAAGAAGACACTCTCTGAAGATAAAGGTCAGAATGGGATAAGCTCACATGAAGCTAAAAATTTAAAAAATATCTCAAAAAAAATACAGAAAGAACTTATTACACAAAATGATTTCTTAACATGGCTATTAAAAGGTATCTCTCGCCGACAGATTCGTGTTAACGAATCAAAAGCCCCAGTACACATTCTTGATAGTCATGTAGCTTTGGTAACACCTGTTATTTTTAATTTATTCTTAGACAAAAATTCATTGAAGAAGCGCCTATATGAGAAGAGGGCAGGGGACAAAAAAGTTTATACTCTACTTCAGAAGGAGTTGGAGTCCCTGGACATACACCAGAGAAGCTCAAGCGGTCAAAATATAGTCAGGATGACTGTAGAAGGGCAGCGTTCTCAATCGGAACTTCGGGTCTACCTACTGAATCGAGACTACTTTCCGTCACTTTCAAACTTCAGCACTAACAAGGCCATGACTATTAACATGTGA
- a CDS encoding RepB family plasmid replication initiator protein encodes MNKKDLEPIKSQQLNLNLFELDPLLDKNYSNTLEIYDLAGKFLYGKLNKYLSSASAEETEFTRITNYKDMELRVSVTAANIERVKGGTKQRVFVFPGAREEIIEDVLRKLATERRAEAYEATTGTNAGTKFVGIAFTLYEIYEELKRVGKSYSYAEIKEALHIMNRSILSIQSMDKSIDLSAPFFPLMAIADRSNKKETRSFVCFHPMVTNVILTSSFRRYNYAKALEFKGHFTRLTYKRLCHRWIQASPGKPYTILLSTLISAMKDPYQNTYQDKALFKGVMEDLVKEDVLERYEMTPKKEGKKIIDWRFELYASNTFAKQVAANNKVANTIQGSSSDPNEHAVPRIQQSEDEIYF; translated from the coding sequence ATGAATAAAAAAGATTTGGAGCCGATAAAATCTCAGCAACTGAACCTTAATCTTTTTGAGCTAGACCCTCTCCTGGATAAGAACTACAGCAACACGCTGGAGATCTATGATCTCGCCGGGAAGTTTCTCTACGGCAAGCTCAATAAATACCTAAGTTCAGCATCGGCAGAGGAAACTGAATTCACTCGAATAACCAACTACAAGGACATGGAGCTCCGAGTCTCCGTAACCGCTGCAAACATAGAGCGAGTGAAAGGAGGGACAAAACAGAGGGTGTTCGTGTTCCCTGGTGCCAGGGAAGAAATCATCGAAGATGTGCTTCGCAAGCTGGCCACAGAAAGAAGAGCAGAAGCATACGAAGCAACGACAGGTACCAACGCAGGCACCAAATTTGTCGGCATCGCCTTCACACTTTACGAGATATATGAGGAGCTGAAGAGGGTAGGGAAGTCTTACTCTTATGCTGAGATAAAGGAGGCTCTGCATATTATGAATCGCTCCATTCTCTCCATTCAGAGTATGGACAAGTCAATTGACCTTTCGGCCCCATTTTTTCCATTAATGGCGATCGCAGACAGGAGTAACAAAAAGGAAACCAGGTCCTTTGTGTGCTTTCACCCCATGGTTACTAATGTCATCCTCACTTCAAGCTTCAGACGCTATAACTACGCCAAAGCACTTGAGTTTAAAGGTCACTTCACTAGGCTAACCTACAAAAGACTATGCCACCGATGGATTCAAGCTTCTCCTGGCAAGCCATATACAATTCTTCTGAGCACTTTAATAAGTGCTATGAAAGATCCTTATCAGAACACTTACCAGGATAAGGCCCTGTTTAAGGGGGTCATGGAGGATCTGGTGAAAGAGGATGTCCTCGAACGCTACGAGATGACTCCGAAGAAGGAAGGCAAAAAAATCATCGACTGGCGCTTTGAGCTTTATGCCTCGAACACTTTTGCGAAACAAGTAGCCGCCAACAACAAAGTAGCCAACACAATCCAGGGAAGCAGTTCAGACCCCAACGAACACGCAGTCCCCAGAATCCAGCAAAGCGAAGACGAAATCTACTTCTGA
- a CDS encoding AAA family ATPase, producing MTNNEAQKSYLLASLKKIATVVKRGETIMKEIPGLVRKAQKTKHDPEWLEVAQVDERIQKRRYGTTQAAELAGISHSLLYAAEQDGRLPEPEYRLDTTKKVRSGYTINHINHIRQVFNTAPRKPEGASAAVVGILNLKGGSQKTTTCHLFSQYLAMKGYRVLLLDTDPQGSLSFFFGKRPDVNVHYENTIAPFFLEDDAALVEAGHPEGASRSLHYAIQKTYWENIDIIPSCLQNLNIDLLMPKVMDDANVPINDRIMKLRSGLIEVGKDYDFIIIDGTPSLNISTLNVVSACDMVFVPTPAAMPDFASTLQFAGLVAETVQTYDEGGFYPNIPDIRFFVTKYSTRSYAQFMGQIIRRVFTVERGDVLSTEAHASDEIGKATNFTYSIYEQNPAEADNRKRLKQTCEMFDKLFDEMHDAVWETCYEDLLRTSHIDKIDQIMANADAVKSELEELKNNAGEGV from the coding sequence ATGACAAATAACGAAGCGCAGAAGAGCTACTTGCTGGCCTCTCTTAAAAAGATCGCAACCGTGGTTAAGCGCGGTGAGACGATTATGAAAGAGATTCCTGGCTTGGTCCGCAAGGCACAGAAAACGAAGCACGATCCTGAGTGGTTGGAGGTTGCCCAAGTTGATGAGCGTATTCAAAAGCGGCGTTATGGCACAACGCAAGCTGCTGAGCTGGCTGGCATCAGCCATTCTCTCTTATATGCGGCAGAGCAAGACGGGCGACTGCCTGAACCTGAATATCGCTTGGATACGACTAAGAAGGTCCGTTCTGGATACACGATCAACCACATTAACCATATCCGCCAAGTGTTTAACACCGCGCCTCGAAAACCTGAAGGTGCATCCGCTGCCGTAGTGGGTATTCTCAATCTTAAAGGTGGTAGCCAAAAGACAACTACTTGCCACCTTTTCTCTCAGTACCTTGCGATGAAGGGCTACCGAGTGCTTTTGCTCGATACTGATCCGCAAGGATCTTTGAGCTTTTTCTTTGGGAAGAGGCCTGATGTTAACGTTCACTATGAAAATACGATCGCCCCGTTTTTCCTGGAGGATGACGCTGCCCTCGTCGAAGCCGGACACCCAGAGGGAGCGTCAAGATCCTTACATTATGCGATTCAAAAAACATATTGGGAAAACATCGACATAATCCCGAGCTGTTTGCAGAATCTAAACATCGACCTACTGATGCCCAAAGTGATGGATGATGCCAATGTCCCCATTAACGACCGTATTATGAAGTTGCGTAGTGGGTTGATTGAAGTCGGAAAGGATTATGACTTCATCATCATAGACGGCACACCATCCTTGAATATCAGTACCCTTAATGTTGTATCCGCATGCGATATGGTGTTCGTACCTACTCCGGCTGCGATGCCTGATTTTGCATCGACTTTACAGTTTGCAGGCTTGGTTGCGGAGACGGTGCAAACTTACGACGAAGGTGGTTTCTATCCCAACATCCCTGATATACGCTTTTTCGTCACAAAGTATTCAACCCGCAGCTATGCCCAATTCATGGGGCAAATCATTAGGCGGGTTTTTACTGTCGAGAGAGGGGATGTGCTCTCTACAGAAGCTCATGCCTCAGACGAGATCGGCAAGGCGACCAACTTTACGTACTCCATTTATGAACAAAACCCAGCGGAAGCAGACAACCGCAAGCGGTTGAAACAAACATGTGAAATGTTCGACAAGCTGTTTGATGAGATGCACGATGCGGTTTGGGAAACTTGTTATGAGGATTTATTGAGAACTTCACACATCGACAAAATTGATCAAATTATGGCAAATGCTGATGCTGTGAAGAGCGAATTAGAAGAACTGAAGAATAACGCCGGAGAGGGGGTGTAA
- a CDS encoding ParB/RepB/Spo0J family partition protein, whose product MAKDKYGNIDEMLSGADTDELVDITPKRNRRPSPALGVMTGDNRPTSITDGLKAEKQKAEKALEEAQLNFEKEKADLLQALEEVKNSDSEGAPIVLTMPVTKQEITFELRRIDPSLIDVSPENERIQEFLDEISLQDILPSIKKHSQQKPGTVRPKKDGRFELIEGSRRLASVKLAKQEYLALVGDVPDADVRELSIIENKHQDVSPYEKAKTYQKQIERGEFENWTQLGAAKGISSSHISRFRACVELDEIFVRILPSPSDMPLSYGETIASLRKKGESPLIAKAEELLDLRRAALRDKLELPDVEQVIKLLKGAVRSKVKEPKTWKPVVYKSKDGKTLKHSVTNKGATKFEITGVDDSQLKKILSFLTTTLKVGS is encoded by the coding sequence ATGGCTAAGGATAAGTATGGGAATATTGATGAGATGCTATCTGGGGCTGATACAGACGAGCTTGTAGACATAACTCCTAAAAGAAACCGCAGGCCTTCACCAGCGCTTGGAGTCATGACTGGAGACAACCGCCCAACCAGCATTACAGATGGGCTTAAAGCAGAAAAGCAAAAAGCTGAAAAGGCACTGGAAGAAGCTCAGCTCAACTTTGAAAAAGAGAAGGCCGATCTGCTTCAAGCGTTAGAGGAAGTGAAGAATTCCGACTCTGAAGGGGCACCAATAGTCCTTACTATGCCTGTTACGAAGCAGGAGATCACATTCGAGCTTCGACGTATCGATCCTTCATTAATTGATGTATCTCCAGAGAATGAGCGTATCCAAGAATTCCTCGATGAAATTTCTTTGCAAGATATTCTCCCGTCAATTAAGAAACATAGTCAGCAAAAGCCCGGTACCGTTCGCCCCAAAAAAGATGGTCGTTTTGAGTTAATAGAGGGCTCTCGACGTTTGGCGTCGGTAAAGCTAGCTAAGCAAGAGTACTTGGCTCTCGTTGGTGATGTTCCTGACGCTGATGTTCGGGAACTCAGCATTATCGAGAATAAGCACCAGGATGTAAGTCCCTACGAAAAAGCTAAAACCTATCAGAAGCAAATTGAAAGGGGGGAGTTTGAGAATTGGACCCAGTTGGGGGCAGCCAAAGGAATTAGCTCTTCACATATATCGCGTTTCCGTGCATGTGTGGAGCTGGATGAAATTTTTGTGCGTATTCTGCCATCCCCTTCAGATATGCCCCTTTCCTATGGTGAAACCATTGCCTCGCTGAGGAAGAAAGGTGAGAGCCCCTTGATTGCCAAGGCTGAAGAGTTACTTGACCTAAGAAGGGCTGCATTAAGAGACAAACTGGAGTTGCCTGATGTGGAGCAGGTGATCAAGCTTCTTAAAGGGGCAGTTAGAAGCAAGGTGAAGGAGCCTAAGACTTGGAAGCCTGTGGTGTATAAGTCTAAAGACGGCAAGACCCTGAAGCATTCGGTTACCAACAAGGGGGCTACCAAGTTTGAAATAACCGGTGTAGATGACTCCCAGCTAAAGAAAATCCTGTCATTCTTGACGACCACCCTAAAAGTAGGCTCTTGA
- a CDS encoding transcriptional regulator has product MSNLPYLIDAEEAIEYYKGKSDLTDAEKAYIVAILSKEGLSNKDIRRSLGIDKVYTVTHLKRVGTSLTDAELNLWHKNPSRITLGHTRAIARLPAQKREELLRGLLTKRTPVHKFESIAKGKEEDRDSDIKRHERIMGEVLGRQIRIRFNPAKLSGSLTLDFFGLDDFEHISRCLGFKADDHL; this is encoded by the coding sequence ATGAGTAACCTGCCCTATTTGATCGATGCTGAAGAAGCTATTGAGTACTACAAGGGGAAAAGTGATCTCACAGACGCTGAAAAAGCATATATCGTGGCGATCCTGAGCAAGGAGGGTCTCTCTAATAAGGACATTCGGCGGTCATTGGGTATCGACAAAGTTTATACGGTTACCCATCTCAAGCGTGTAGGGACCAGCTTAACGGATGCAGAACTTAATCTCTGGCACAAGAACCCTTCCAGGATAACGTTGGGACACACTCGGGCAATCGCCAGGCTTCCAGCGCAAAAGCGGGAGGAGCTACTTAGGGGTTTGCTGACCAAGAGAACGCCGGTTCATAAGTTTGAATCAATCGCCAAAGGGAAGGAGGAAGATCGAGATTCAGACATTAAGCGGCATGAACGTATTATGGGAGAGGTTCTTGGGCGGCAGATAAGAATCCGCTTTAACCCAGCCAAACTTTCCGGTTCACTCACACTAGACTTTTTCGGCCTTGATGATTTTGAGCACATTTCTCGATGCCTGGGCTTCAAGGCGGATGATCACCTATAG
- a CDS encoding STY4526/YPO1902 family pathogenicity island replication protein has protein sequence MALSTKLKDESSRFISSLLLSALEGCQQGDMELAERLGLSIEIMQKLVRLRADQIFSISGNYVRDLSALEVFRIDSPKISKIIELAAEETRQYEMIDEFLRRGACKIMMGELFGLRSTQVASRKKFLNLPTVKGRLPVSTLEEQHQIYDAWLNSIKIAGYRERLLYVARETDLSMSKIYREVQEIEEITNTSTQTKKTKICA, from the coding sequence ATGGCGTTAAGCACAAAGCTAAAAGACGAGTCATCCAGGTTCATTTCCTCCTTATTGCTGAGCGCATTAGAAGGGTGTCAGCAGGGAGATATGGAGCTGGCGGAAAGGCTAGGCCTATCAATTGAGATAATGCAGAAGCTTGTTAGGCTTCGGGCGGACCAGATTTTTAGTATATCTGGTAATTATGTCCGAGACCTTAGCGCCTTGGAGGTTTTCAGGATCGATTCACCGAAAATATCCAAGATTATTGAACTGGCTGCTGAAGAAACGCGGCAGTATGAAATGATCGACGAGTTTCTACGCCGTGGAGCGTGCAAGATTATGATGGGGGAGTTGTTTGGACTCCGTTCAACGCAGGTTGCGAGTCGGAAAAAATTCCTGAATTTACCGACCGTAAAGGGCCGTCTTCCGGTATCCACCCTGGAAGAGCAGCATCAAATCTATGATGCCTGGTTGAACTCTATCAAGATCGCTGGCTATCGAGAACGGCTACTTTACGTGGCCAGGGAAACTGATCTGTCTATGTCGAAGATCTATCGAGAGGTTCAGGAGATTGAGGAAATCACAAACACATCCACCCAAACTAAGAAAACTAAAATCTGCGCATAA
- a CDS encoding PFL_4669 family integrating conjugative element protein, which produces MADSDTKKMAAIGAKQDIEIELATRPALRLWQGREKTQKRHGILGLPGFCKIVRGVEQSIKEDDPYADYHYHRLEQAIEDLTFDLDSELKDVKTFIEENIPPAMRLPDIGSKNPVVVPIRFASRLGFQLVYQLLKVDQIVLKVLLANHIGLLPNKEKFETLARVEKRVRGVIHMVFSYRHTGVTRDDMAANNQKAQKAKELMGDLEVGYLEGTTRSDNAPPLPMKRLQTMGKALDNDKADKKVKLGRKQEVADSEDALAAELDRVLKPVDEEMSRTTKKKTATA; this is translated from the coding sequence ATGGCTGATAGCGACACAAAAAAAATGGCCGCCATTGGGGCCAAACAAGACATCGAAATAGAACTGGCGACAAGGCCAGCCCTGCGGTTATGGCAAGGCCGGGAAAAGACGCAGAAACGCCATGGTATTCTCGGGTTGCCAGGCTTTTGCAAGATTGTCAGGGGGGTTGAGCAGTCTATAAAAGAAGACGATCCCTATGCTGACTACCATTATCATCGTCTTGAGCAGGCTATTGAGGATCTGACGTTTGATCTGGATAGTGAGTTGAAAGATGTCAAGACCTTCATTGAGGAAAATATTCCACCCGCAATGCGGCTTCCGGATATTGGTTCCAAGAATCCCGTGGTGGTTCCGATCCGATTTGCTTCACGCCTTGGTTTTCAGCTTGTGTACCAACTTCTTAAAGTAGATCAAATAGTTTTGAAGGTGCTTTTGGCCAATCATATTGGCTTGCTACCAAACAAAGAAAAGTTTGAAACCTTGGCTCGTGTTGAAAAGCGTGTACGTGGTGTAATTCACATGGTGTTCTCTTACCGCCATACCGGCGTTACCAGGGATGATATGGCCGCTAATAACCAAAAGGCTCAAAAGGCAAAAGAGTTAATGGGGGATCTAGAAGTAGGGTACCTAGAAGGAACAACAAGATCAGATAATGCTCCACCATTGCCAATGAAGCGGCTCCAGACTATGGGTAAGGCTCTGGACAATGATAAAGCAGATAAAAAGGTCAAATTGGGTAGGAAGCAGGAAGTGGCAGATAGTGAAGACGCGTTGGCCGCGGAACTGGATCGAGTGCTGAAACCAGTTGATGAAGAAATGTCACGTACCACCAAGAAAAAGACAGCAACAGCTTGA
- a CDS encoding PilL N-terminal domain-containing protein, which yields MKKNAIAVALCIFSTMATAKNNPADIGESNRIEVMQTGRYTYVKNIPPIDQLNPLKVVIKTRIPQSIETVGQTVEFLLARSGYALADSSVLSEEAQILLNLPLPQVHRNIGPMTLDKALHTISGDAFELVVDPVHRKVAYELSTKLARNE from the coding sequence ATGAAAAAAAACGCAATAGCTGTAGCTCTGTGCATTTTCAGCACGATGGCAACAGCGAAAAATAATCCCGCCGATATAGGTGAATCCAATCGCATTGAAGTGATGCAGACTGGGCGTTATACCTATGTGAAAAACATCCCCCCGATTGATCAACTCAATCCACTCAAAGTAGTAATAAAAACACGTATTCCGCAAAGCATTGAAACGGTTGGCCAGACAGTTGAATTCTTGTTAGCCAGATCAGGATACGCTCTGGCCGATAGCAGTGTTTTGAGCGAAGAAGCACAAATCCTGCTTAACCTCCCGTTACCACAGGTACACAGAAACATCGGGCCAATGACTTTAGATAAGGCGCTACATACGATTAGTGGTGATGCCTTTGAATTAGTAGTCGATCCTGTACACCGTAAAGTTGCTTATGAGTTATCAACGAAATTAGCGAGGAATGAATGA
- a CDS encoding TIGR03759 family integrating conjugative element protein → MNKLAYIVMGLAVSTYVSANNQTTQSNNSATVISDMKSTLDKEAAVTLTEKDKKLAKQWMLLETDWVKYKEIMSGPRGIWSPGLDPITALGVSETDPQERERYAELWIKIESRRAELEVAFEVERQRAASRVLGDQLAVNNSSWIRQWEQKRVEVNKQVVLFVDSNCKEDCKLTFEELHASVGDNARLDIYFKQGATSEGIGQWASFMKIPPEVVRSREVTLNFDEGKSAELGIDMAALPQVRVIDLKSGAIKATYK, encoded by the coding sequence ATGAATAAACTCGCATATATAGTTATGGGATTAGCCGTATCCACATATGTCTCAGCAAATAACCAGACCACTCAAAGTAACAATAGTGCGACGGTGATATCTGACATGAAGTCTACTCTGGACAAGGAAGCAGCAGTCACACTAACCGAGAAAGATAAAAAACTTGCTAAACAATGGATGCTGTTGGAGACGGATTGGGTCAAGTACAAAGAAATCATGAGTGGTCCTCGTGGCATATGGTCCCCAGGACTTGATCCGATTACCGCCCTAGGCGTGTCAGAAACTGATCCGCAAGAGCGAGAGCGTTATGCAGAGCTTTGGATCAAAATCGAAAGTCGGAGAGCAGAGCTTGAGGTGGCATTTGAAGTTGAGCGTCAACGAGCTGCAAGCCGGGTTTTGGGAGATCAGTTAGCGGTTAATAATTCATCCTGGATACGTCAGTGGGAGCAGAAGCGAGTTGAAGTAAACAAACAAGTTGTATTGTTTGTTGATTCCAATTGCAAAGAAGACTGCAAACTTACGTTTGAAGAGCTTCATGCGTCTGTTGGGGACAATGCTAGGCTGGACATCTATTTCAAACAAGGAGCTACTTCTGAGGGGATCGGCCAGTGGGCATCTTTTATGAAAATACCTCCTGAAGTCGTACGTTCCCGTGAGGTCACACTGAACTTCGATGAAGGGAAGTCAGCAGAGCTGGGAATTGATATGGCAGCTCTGCCACAGGTCAGAGTAATCGACCTCAAGTCCGGTGCGATAAAAGCAACTTACAAGTAG
- a CDS encoding transglycosylase SLT domain-containing protein yields the protein MYSLVAEENHVPAKLFYALILNESRSKTSVGVQSRVLPWPWTINHRGKPHFFPSRDQAYMFAKSLIERGDKQFDVGLGQLNWRWQEQRFNGLWEAFDPYTNLNAAARHLREQYNRPECNSWELAVGCYHRPGQRIQDKERARKYRASVISLWARI from the coding sequence ATGTATAGCCTGGTAGCGGAGGAAAATCACGTACCGGCGAAACTTTTCTACGCCCTAATTCTGAATGAATCCAGATCCAAAACTTCAGTGGGGGTGCAATCTAGGGTTTTACCGTGGCCATGGACAATTAACCATCGAGGAAAACCACATTTTTTTCCAAGCAGAGATCAAGCATACATGTTTGCCAAGTCCTTGATAGAACGCGGAGATAAACAATTTGATGTCGGGCTTGGACAGCTAAATTGGCGATGGCAAGAACAGCGCTTCAATGGATTGTGGGAAGCATTTGACCCCTACACCAATCTAAATGCGGCAGCACGTCATTTAAGAGAACAGTACAACAGGCCCGAGTGCAATAGCTGGGAATTGGCTGTTGGGTGCTATCACCGTCCTGGTCAGCGGATACAGGATAAAGAAAGAGCAAGAAAATATAGAGCGAGTGTTATTTCATTATGGGCAAGAATATAA
- a CDS encoding integrating conjugative element protein, which yields MGKNINLIPVISTLFGFLITSNNTVAAETKSTGSPWVKTEVIADRGGHPIDSYLPGHNKSYAKTKANFEKRRSTKLVNAHFPVVTNTMSVGKVGDDEAKYIKYQVAMRPMFIIGYDPVSISWLKTNKELLADKKAIGLVVNVENKEQMDALQEIVGNDVMMQPTPGDRLAEHLKIKHYPFYMDNQGVMR from the coding sequence ATGGGCAAGAATATAAATTTGATTCCGGTAATAAGTACACTATTCGGGTTTTTAATTACCTCTAATAACACTGTTGCTGCCGAGACTAAGAGTACAGGCAGTCCTTGGGTAAAAACCGAGGTGATTGCAGATAGGGGAGGGCACCCTATAGACAGTTATCTTCCGGGGCATAATAAGAGCTATGCCAAAACGAAAGCGAACTTCGAAAAGAGGCGATCGACAAAACTGGTTAATGCTCATTTTCCTGTGGTTACTAATACCATGAGCGTTGGGAAAGTTGGTGATGATGAAGCCAAGTACATTAAATATCAGGTCGCAATGAGACCGATGTTTATTATTGGTTACGACCCAGTATCCATTAGCTGGCTGAAGACAAATAAGGAATTACTTGCAGATAAGAAAGCCATTGGTCTCGTGGTTAATGTAGAAAACAAAGAACAAATGGACGCACTACAAGAAATAGTTGGCAATGACGTTATGATGCAACCAACACCTGGCGATCGACTGGCCGAACATCTGAAGATAAAGCATTATCCGTTCTATATGGATAATCAGGGAGTGATGCGCTAG